The following coding sequences lie in one Listeria ivanovii subsp. londoniensis genomic window:
- a CDS encoding glycosyl hydrolase, with translation MALSKKWKLYVLHHSHTDIGYTERQEKLKRYHVDFIQQAINILTEIENGNRPEWEGFRWVCENYWQVENFLKNSNEENIACFERYVQAGLIDISLNYLNMTELVDDDVLNHKLAQGRSYADHLAVPLDSAMTADINGYSWGYADALANNGIENLFSCIHTHHGMFPLGKKHQGFWWEGPSGERVLTWVSDHYHIGNELCLVPDHGITYLLEERFNANAEVADFKVAEERIFSYIEKLDEDEEYDYHFVPVMVSGMSTDNGAPNGQILERVRAWNDLHGEQIEIEMITLNHFFEILREEMNELPVYRGDWNDWWADGVGSTPAVVKHYKDAQRKYHIGKQLAPEFVAADKQYLDEVEYELTLYAEHTWGYSSSVTEPWETLVNDLDFRKSAYAIRANQLASLKLDQILAAKGEVTIRPDREKLFKVINPQAVARTDSVCLYIEHWEDVEGAGVDILLQNIEVVDEATGEILPSQVREIARAKEVEVVLELAGLEERILRVRLKKKLQKEAYRYLAADKVKDIMYDGWQEGLRMNAHQIETKYYSITLDETKGIVAMKDKLDGKSLLRDNLEHAPFAGIYERTTTEPNAWEVRHTMGRNRKKMNTNRYVSKLRDIQVGGSGDVSGTIIFSYDLEGTQMYEVHMKVYRDTPKIDVTLRLHKDSIWDPENLYISFPFTTGTTEELYFDKTGCLVRPGIDQLPGTNQEFYLVQEGAAYVGTEKSIILALKDTPLLVLGDLKHHLIELTGQGKTEKNKEPLYVWLMNNFWETNFKVDLAGFYEFRYTLATLQTNQADVAVAACKSYNQGFLSMYI, from the coding sequence ATGGCATTATCAAAAAAATGGAAATTATACGTATTGCATCATTCTCATACTGATATAGGATATACGGAGCGCCAAGAAAAATTAAAGCGGTATCATGTTGACTTTATCCAGCAAGCGATTAATATTTTAACAGAAATTGAAAATGGAAACCGTCCGGAATGGGAAGGATTTCGCTGGGTATGTGAAAACTATTGGCAAGTAGAAAATTTTCTTAAAAATAGTAATGAAGAAAATATTGCTTGTTTTGAACGTTATGTGCAGGCAGGACTGATTGATATCTCACTTAATTATTTAAATATGACAGAATTAGTAGATGACGATGTTTTGAATCATAAATTGGCGCAAGGTCGGAGTTATGCTGACCATTTAGCAGTTCCGCTTGATTCGGCGATGACTGCAGATATTAATGGCTACTCTTGGGGATATGCTGATGCGTTAGCGAATAATGGGATTGAGAACTTATTTAGTTGTATTCATACACATCATGGCATGTTTCCGCTGGGGAAAAAACATCAAGGATTTTGGTGGGAAGGCCCAAGTGGCGAGCGTGTCTTAACGTGGGTATCTGACCACTATCATATCGGAAACGAACTATGTTTAGTACCGGATCACGGTATTACCTATTTGCTGGAGGAGCGCTTTAATGCAAATGCAGAGGTAGCAGATTTTAAAGTAGCAGAAGAAAGGATTTTCAGCTATATAGAGAAGTTGGACGAGGACGAGGAATATGATTATCATTTTGTACCGGTTATGGTTTCTGGAATGAGTACGGATAACGGTGCTCCGAATGGTCAGATTTTAGAGCGAGTAAGAGCTTGGAATGACTTGCACGGTGAGCAAATTGAGATTGAAATGATAACGCTTAACCACTTTTTTGAAATTCTGCGGGAGGAAATGAACGAATTGCCAGTCTATCGTGGTGATTGGAATGATTGGTGGGCGGATGGTGTTGGTTCAACGCCGGCTGTTGTAAAACATTATAAAGATGCACAGCGAAAATACCACATTGGCAAGCAGTTAGCACCTGAATTTGTTGCAGCAGACAAGCAGTATCTGGATGAGGTGGAGTACGAGCTGACACTATACGCAGAACATACATGGGGTTACTCATCTTCAGTGACAGAACCTTGGGAAACACTCGTCAATGATCTGGATTTTAGGAAGTCGGCCTATGCTATTCGTGCAAATCAATTGGCATCACTGAAATTAGACCAAATTTTAGCAGCCAAAGGGGAAGTAACGATTCGACCTGACCGAGAAAAACTGTTCAAGGTAATTAATCCACAAGCAGTGGCACGGACGGATAGTGTTTGCTTATATATTGAGCACTGGGAGGATGTTGAAGGTGCTGGTGTAGACATTTTATTGCAAAATATCGAGGTGGTAGATGAAGCAACTGGGGAAATACTGCCATCACAAGTTAGGGAAATAGCCCGAGCAAAAGAAGTGGAAGTAGTTCTTGAACTAGCAGGTTTGGAGGAGCGGATTTTACGTGTACGCTTAAAGAAAAAACTGCAAAAAGAAGCTTATCGTTATTTAGCGGCGGATAAAGTAAAAGATATCATGTATGATGGCTGGCAAGAAGGGTTACGTATGAATGCGCATCAAATTGAAACAAAATATTACTCGATAACATTAGATGAAACAAAAGGAATTGTTGCGATGAAAGATAAGTTGGATGGGAAATCCTTACTTAGAGATAATCTCGAACATGCGCCGTTTGCAGGGATTTATGAGCGAACAACAACGGAACCAAATGCGTGGGAAGTTCGTCATACAATGGGAAGAAACCGCAAGAAAATGAATACAAATCGTTACGTATCAAAATTACGAGATATTCAGGTAGGCGGATCCGGTGATGTTAGTGGAACCATTATATTTAGCTATGATTTAGAAGGAACACAAATGTATGAAGTTCACATGAAAGTATATCGTGACACGCCAAAAATAGATGTTACGCTTCGGTTGCATAAAGACAGCATTTGGGATCCTGAAAATCTATATATTTCATTCCCATTCACAACTGGCACAACAGAAGAACTTTATTTTGATAAAACAGGGTGTCTTGTACGTCCTGGAATAGACCAGTTACCTGGGACAAATCAAGAGTTTTATTTAGTGCAAGAGGGGGCAGCTTATGTTGGAACTGAAAAATCGATTATTCTAGCGCTAAAAGATACGCCGTTATTAGTGCTCGGTGATTTAAAACACCACCTTATCGAACTAACTGGACAAGGAAAGACCGAAAAAAATAAAGAACCACTTTATGTTTGGCTAATGAATAATTTCTGGGAAACGAATTTCAAAGTAGATTTGGCAGGTTTTTATGAGTTCCGTTATACACTAGCGACATTACAAACAAACCAGGCGGATGTTGCGGTTGCTGCTTGTAAATCATATAATCAAGGCTTTTTATCGATGTATATCTAG
- a CDS encoding carbohydrate ABC transporter permease, translated as MIQEKHAGVGKWTVNIILIILAIIWVFPFLYVIVNAVKSSAEYSTGNFWDLPKSFSIAENWEYLTQQIQLGSGFINSIIYGALGGGLGIIMAALAAYAIETLKIKHGLLWFFVIYSGTIFPFQVYLIPIFKAYNKVGLYDTRVGMILIYAALIIPFSVFVLRNFLMGISKEMLESARMDGASDFYIFRKIYMPMARAPLAAVFLFQFTWIWSDLLFGMTLTKSESARPVMAAVSLLGGSTIQKVPPILLAAIIVSIPTIVLFILSHRNLEKGFIMTTK; from the coding sequence ATGATACAAGAAAAGCACGCTGGAGTCGGAAAATGGACAGTAAACATTATTCTGATTATACTGGCTATTATCTGGGTCTTTCCATTTCTTTACGTGATTGTCAATGCCGTAAAAAGCTCGGCAGAATATAGTACTGGGAATTTTTGGGATTTACCAAAATCATTTTCGATTGCGGAAAACTGGGAGTACTTAACACAGCAAATTCAGTTAGGTTCTGGTTTTATTAATAGTATAATTTACGGAGCATTAGGTGGCGGTCTTGGTATTATTATGGCGGCACTGGCAGCATATGCGATTGAAACACTCAAAATCAAGCACGGTTTACTATGGTTTTTCGTCATTTATAGTGGGACTATTTTTCCGTTTCAAGTATATTTGATTCCGATTTTTAAAGCATACAATAAGGTCGGGTTATATGATACACGCGTTGGGATGATACTTATTTATGCGGCGCTGATTATTCCGTTTAGTGTATTTGTCTTGCGGAATTTCTTGATGGGTATTTCTAAAGAGATGCTTGAAAGCGCAAGAATGGACGGGGCATCTGATTTTTATATTTTTAGGAAGATTTACATGCCAATGGCTCGGGCTCCGCTTGCGGCAGTATTTTTATTCCAATTCACTTGGATTTGGAGTGATTTGCTATTCGGAATGACATTGACGAAATCAGAATCTGCACGACCTGTAATGGCGGCGGTGTCCTTGCTCGGCGGGTCGACGATACAAAAAGTACCACCGATTTTGTTAGCAGCAATTATTGTCTCCATTCCGACAATTGTGCTATTTATTTTGTCACATAGAAACTTAGAAAAAGGATTTATTATGACTACTAAATAA